In Parageobacillus sp. KH3-4, the genomic window AGATATTATGAGCGGTGTCGAATACGCGCTTGCCCATTTTGATTTCATTGATGAAACTCGCCTCGGCGTTACAGGCGGAAGCTATGGCGGCTTTATGACAAACTGGATCGTTGGGCATACGGACCGATTTAAAGCTGCAGTGACGCAGCGGTCTATTTCCAATTGGCTCAGTTTCTATGGAGTGAGCGACATCGGCTATTTCTTTACGGAATGGGAAGTCGGTTGCAACGTGTGGGAAAATCCGGAGCGGCTTTGGCGCCACTCTCCGTTGAAGTATGTGAACAACATTCGGACTCCGTTATTAATTCTCCATAGCGAAAAAGATTATCGCTGTCCGATTGAACAAGCGGAACAGCTGTTTATTGCCCTGAAACATTTAAAGCGGGAAACAAAACTTGTCCGCTTTCCAGAAGCGAACCACGATCTGTCCCGCAGCGGTCCACCGACACTCCGCCTCGAACGGCTGAATCATATTGTCGGCTGGTTTGAAAAATACTTATAGGTGCCATAGGAAAACATCGCCTGTTTACTTTCCATCGCTTTCTTAAACCGCAATGAATAAAGGGCTGGCAGAAACGAATAATCGTTTTTGTCAGCCCCTTATGATTTCCGCTTTGCGCCATATCCTAATTTTTTTAATAAATCGATCGCATTGTCTTTTTCCTCGGCTGTCAAACCGGCGACCGTTTCATGAATCGTTTGTGCGTGCCGCGGAAAAACTTCCTCAATGAACGATTTTCCTTTTTCTGTAATCGAAGCATATGTGACACGGCGATCTTTTTCGCACGCCTTTCGCACAATGAGCCCCTTTTGCTCCAATTTGTCCACTACATACGTAATGCTGCCGCTGGCGAGCAAAATTTTTTCGCCAATTTGCTGCAGCGGCTGGTCACCTTTATGGTAAAGCAATTCTAAGACCGCAAACTCCGTCGGATTCACGCCAAACGATTGAATCGACTTGTTCACTTGATCGTTGACAGCCCGATATGCTCTTGATAACACGATAAACAATTTTAAGGATTGTTCAATGTCTTTCTCCTTCGTCATCCACAATCAAACCCTTTTGTTCGTTGAATATCAAAACCATTGTCAACATCTTTACAAATTAAGCTTAGGAAATTTTGGATAAAAAAGTGAAAAGAACGCAACATCAAGCCGCGCTGATAAACACATTTGCGCCCTGACACTTCTGCTTAAGCTAATTCTTACTTGCATTATACTTTAAATATCAAATGCAGTGCAATATTTTTTGAATAAGCGCTCCGCCCCACGATCTATTTTATAGGATGCTTGCTGTTTGTGATTTTTGTTTATATATTATAGTTATTTATGAATAATTATTTTTATTGCTTGGGCGTTTATCACCTTTTGTTGGGAAACTCATATTGTAAAAATTACAGAAAAGGAGGATTGGATGAAACAAGTATTAATCGGCAGCATACTTTCCGCATTATCAACCGGATTAGGTGCGGTTCCTATTTTATTTTTGGCAAAATCGATTACCCACCGATGGCGAGACATATTGCTGGCGTTTTCGGCTGGAATTATGATGGCGGCTTCCATGATGAGTTTAATTCCTGAAGCATTGCAGGCAGGCGGTTTTTCCGCTTTAACGATCGGGTTATTTTTTGGCGTCCTTATTCTAACCATTTTGGAAATGACTGTTCCCCATATTGATTTAGAACATACGAAAAAAGGAATTCAGTTTGACGAAAAGGCGATGCTCATCATTGCGGCAATTACTTTGCATAACATTCCCGAAGGGCTGTCGGTTGGGGTCAGCTATGCTTCCAACGTGTCGGAAACAGGCAATTTGATCGCACTAGCCATCGGATTGCAAAACGCTCCGGAAGGATTTTTAGTCGCTCTTTTTTTAATTCATCAACAGATTGGAAGATGGAAGTCGTTTATGATCGCTACGCTTACGGGCGCGGTTGAAATCGTGACATCACTGCTTGGGTTTTATTTAACGTCCATCTTTCGTCAGCTCGTTCCATACGGCCTTGCGTTTGCTGCGGGGGCGATGTTGTTTATTATTTACAAAGAGCTCATTCCGGAAAGCCACGGGGATGGAAATGAGCGCACGTCCACATATTCCTTTATTGTCGGAATATTGTTTATGATTTTTTTAGTAGAATCATTTTAAGTATTACTTTTGGTGCGCGCATGGATGTTCATCACAAACTTTCGTCGGAACAGCGGCAAAAATCGTATTCTGTTAACTGCGAATCTCGTTATCATCATAAAAAAAACCCCTCTTTCCTTAGAGGAAAAGAGGGGATAGCCATTTATTGAGCGTTGACTCCTTCTTTTTCGTAAATCGGCACCCATCCTTCTGTCGTAACAAAAATGCGAATCGCAACAACGCGGCGGTCTTCTTGCAGCGTAAAATAATGACGCGTTTTTTCAGGAACGGAAATAAGATCGCCCGGCTCCAGTTCGACATCAAAAAATTTTCCATCTTTTCCTTGAATTGCGAAAACGCCGTGGCCGCTTACGATAAAGCGAACTTCGTCATCGGTATGGTGATGTTCGCGTTTAAAGTTTTCCAAAAGCTGATCCAAATTCGGCGTATCTTCCGACAAAGAAATGACGTCTTGCGCTTTGTAGCCGCGACGTGCAGAAATATCGGCAATTTCTTCTTTGTACGTTTCTAAAATTTCGTTTTTCTCCTCATCGGTAAGCAAATATTTTTCGCGCAAATGCTCTGGAAGTTTGTTAATATCCCACTTTTCATAAATAACTCCTTGCTCATCCAAAAATTTTACTACTTTCTCAAAATCTGTAATTCTTTCATTTGTTTCATGAAAACGAATTACCGGCATTGTTTCATCCTCCTTAAATGGTATTTTTTATATTAGAAAAGGTTAAGCAAATGCCTTTGCTCCCTTAAGAAGCAGCAGTTTCACACGATAGCTAAACAAAAACTCCCACGCTTCCAAAAACTTTTTCGCTTCAAACGCGTCCTTTCCCCATACGGTAATGCCGTGGTTGCGGATCAATACCGCCCCGGCGTCACCGTTTACATGCTTGGCAAATTCTTTCGCAAGCGTCGGAATATGCGCGTAGTTTCGAATAATCGGAATGCGGATGACCGCATCTTCTTCCCAAAGCCCAAATGCTTTAATAATCTCCTGGCCGGAAAATGCAACTTCTCCGTCATCTCCATACAATTCAGAAATGACGTTATTGTCGATCGTATGGACGTGGAGGCTGCAGCCCGCGTTCGTTTTATTATAAATTTCCACATGTAAAAGCGTTTCGGCGGACGGCTTTAAATGCGTTTTTTCCACCGGATTCCCGGAAGCGTCGACAAGCAAAAAATCTTCATCGGTTTGCTTTCGCTTATCTTTGCCGCTTGCCGTCACTAAAAAAGTGAGAGGGTCATCGGTTACCTTGATGGACAAGTTGCCGCTTGTGGCAAAAAACCAGTCTCGCGCCGCCAATTCCGCCTTTACTTCGGCAAGCTCTTTCCATCTTTTTGCGAGCAAACTCATGCTTTTTGCGAGCAAACTCATGCTTTCACCTCCATCGTCTCCAGAAAATGAATGACATCGAAAAATGTCGCAAACGGCGTATGCGGGATATCTAATTCTTGGCATTTTTGCAGCAGGAAATCGCGGGCGATCACATGATCCGCCAGTTTCGCCACCGCTAAATCGGTGATCGAATCGCCGATGACAATATGGAAGGAATCAGGCTTTCTCAATTTTCGCAGCAGCGACGGCTTGCAGCAGCCGCAGCCGTTTTGGCACTCGTTATCGCATGAATGCGGCCACGTGATGCGGATCGTTTCTCCGCTGAAATCAGCGCCATTGCAGAAGATGCGTTCTTTTTCGACGATCCCTTCTAAAAGCGGATAGACAAAAAAGTCGATGCCGCCGCTGACGACATATAGCGGAATATCACGCTCCTTCGTAAACGCGACGAATTCGCGAAAACCGTCGCGGATGCGGGCGTTTTGCAAAACGAAATCGGTAATGTCTTCCTTCCAACTTGATGGTAGAAGGGAAAACATCGCGCCAACCCCTTCTTGCACCGAGATGCGCTGTGCTAATATATCATCTTTTAACGCTTCCCATTCCGGCGGCGCAAACCGTTTCATAATCGCGACAATGTTGTCAGTGTCTGTAATCGTCCCATCAAAATCGCAAAATATGATTGGCTTTGTCATGATGTCACCTCTATTGCTCCCCATAAGTCAATCGCTTTTTGCAATGCGTCATTTTCGCGCGCTGCTTCATGAAGTGATTTTCCGGCGAGAACGGCATCGATCGCAGCGCGAAACGCTTTGCCGCCGCCTTCCGCTCCGTCTGGATGGCCATGTATGCCGCCGCCCGCATTGACGATGCTATCTATGCCAAAATCGCGGAACAATAATGGCACAAGTCCTGGATGAATGCCCGCCGATGGAACCGGAAACGACCGTTTAAACGGTTCCGTCTCGTCCGTCAGCTCCGCGGCAATACCAAGCGCCTCTTCTTTATCAAGGGCAACGCTTCCGTACGGCGACGGGAAAAGCACAAAATCTGCGCCAGCAAGGCGAAGCAATTTACCAAGCAGCAAAGATGCTTTTATTCCGTAAAACTCCGATGGGGTAAGCGCCCCGCTAAACGCCGGATGCGCCATGATCGGAATCGCAATTTCCTTATCTTCGCGCAATCCTTGGAGCACATCCAAACCGTAGGCAAATACGTTGAACAGCAATACGTCGGCGCCCAGTTCCACCGCGCGTTTCGCTTTTTCTTTCAACTCGAACGTTTTTCCAGTCAAATTTACCGCATATAACGTCCGTTTCCCCGTCTTCTCGTATACTTCGTTTAACACCGCTTTTCCTGCCGTAATCCGCTTTTCAAACGGCAGCAAATCGCTGTCAAATAAGATTTCATCATCTTTGACAAGGTCGACCCCGCCAAGCGCCTGCTGCTTCAGCTGTTCAGTTAAATAAACGATATCGCGGCCGATGACACCTTTAAAAATGCTCATCAAAAGCGGGCGATCATATACATTAACTTTTTGCCGAATCTCATCGATGCCAAAACGAGGGCCGGGAAACTGCTTCTTCCATTCATCGGAAAACGTTACATCTAGCAATCTTACTTCTCCGTCCAAAGACAGTTTGCCAAACACCGTTGTTAAAAGCGCCGGAATGTCAGCGCTGAAATTGGCCGTTGGATAAGCGATTTGCACGATCGCTCGCTTCAGCCGTTTTCCAAAGTAGCGGTTTACTCGTTCACTTTCTTCCAGCACTTGTATATTCGCGACTTCACCTTTATGTTTGCGCAATTGCTCGCGTTCAAGCTGCGGCAAATCGGTCCACGTGCCGACCGTTAAACCGAGCGCAATTCCTTCCGCCTTTTTCTTGATATCTTTTTCATCGTGAATCAGATATGTGGCAATCACTTGACTCATCGTCATCCCTCTTTCTGTTCATCCATCAAAAAAACCTCTTCATAAGAAGAGGCTTTGATTATTCACACTCTTCTTATCTCCCAGCGTTTCCGCTGCAAGAATTAGCACCGTGCTTAACCGTTGTTAAGCCGGTTGCCGGGCTTCATTGGGCTTGTCCCTCCGCCTGCTCTTGATAAGAATGTCTGCAATATCATATTCACTTTTCAAACTTTCGAACTATTCGCTCTCGCAAATTTAATTTGAATTATGGCAGTATTTTTTTACGCTGTCAATCATTTTTTTGCATTTTATTAAAAAAGACCAAGCTGCGCAATCCGTTCCGCCGCTTCTTGCAAGCGGGCTTCACTTGTTAATAATCCTACGCGCACATATCCTTCCCCATGCTCGCCGAACCCGATTCCCGGCGCGACAACGACATGCGCTTTTTCTAGCAAATAATCGGAAAAACGTTCCGATGTCCAGCCGTTCGGTACCGGCAGCCACGCAAAAAACGAACCTTTTGGGGCAGTGACATCCCAGCCGATTCGCCGCAACGCGTCAATGAGCGTATTGCGCCGCGATTCATACAAGGCGACAAGCTCCTCGACGCAACGCTGCGAGGAAAGAAGGGCGGTCGCTGCCGCTTCTTGAATGGCGCCGAACAAGCTCACATATAAATGATCTTGCAGCAAATTAATCGCCGCAATCACGCTTTCATTTCCAACGGCAAATGCCACTCGCCAGCCCGCCATATTATATGTTTTGGAGAACGTATAAATTTCCACGCCAATTTCTTTTGCCCCCTCTGCTTGGAGAAAGCTAACCGGTTTTCTTCCGTCAAAGCCGATCGCACCGTATGCAAAATCATGAACGACGCAAATTCCGTGTTTGGCGGCAAACGACACCGTTTCTTCAAAAAATTCCTGCGAAGCAATCGCCCCAGTCGGGTTATTCGGATAGTTTAAAAACATCATTTTTGCTTTTTCCGCGATACTTGCCGGAATTTCATCATAATCGGGCAAAAACTGATTTTCCGCACGCAACGGCATCATCACCATTTCCGCACGCGCGAGCGCAATCCCCGACCAATAATCCGGATATCCCGGGTCAGGCACGAGCACAATATCCCCCGGATTAACTAGACATTGCGGAATCTCGACAAGCCCTGCCTTCCCGCCAAACAAAATCGCTACTTCTTTTTCCGGGTCAACAGTAACGCCGTATTCGCGCTCATAAAACGCGGCAACCGCGCGTTTCAAGAAGGAATATCCTTGAAACGGCGAATATTTGTGATATTTTGGGTTCGCCACCGCCTTTTGCATCGCCGCAACGATATGCGGAGGAGTCGGCTGATCGGGATTGCCTTGCCCTAAATTGATCACGTCATGCCCCTCCGCCATTTTTTTCGCGACTTTATCGACAAGCGAAGCAAAAAACTGCTTTGGCAGGCTCTGCAGTAACTCGGATGGAGGAAACTGTTTCATCATGAACACCTTCTCAAAAATTTCTTGAAATTCTAGTGAAAAATCATATATCGTAAAAATCAAAATGTAAAGTAAATTTTTTCGAGGTGAATTTCGATGATAATAAAAATTGCATGTCTTCAGCTGGATATCGCCTTTGGCAATCCCGCAGAAAACGAACAGCGCGTGGAAAAAGAGATAGAAAAAATTGCAAAAGATCGTCCAGATATTATCGTTCTTCCTGAATTATGGACGACCGGTTATGATTTAACCCGCCTTGATGAAATTGCCGATGAGGGCGGTGCACGCACAAAAGCGTTCATTCAGAAATTAGCGAAAACACATCATGTCAATATCGTTGCTGGATCTGTTGCTAAAAAAACTGCAAATGGCGTCACTAATACGATGTACGTCGCCGACCGAAACGGCGCCATCGTTGGCGAATATAGCAAACTCCATTTATTCCAGCTGATGAATGAACATCTTTACTTGCAATCAGGGGAAAAAATGGGATTATTCACATTAGAAAACACTCAATGTGCTGGCGTCATTTGTTATGACATCCGCTTTCCGGAATGGGTCCGCGCCCATATGGTCCAAGGGGCGGAAGTGTTATTTGTCGTCGCCGAATGGCCGCTTCCCCGCCTTTCCCATTGGCGCACGCTGCTTGCAGCGCGCGCGATTGAAAATCAATGCTACGTCATCGCGTGCAACCGCGCTGGGAGCGATCCAAACAACGTCTTTGCCGGCCATTCGCTGGTGATTGATCCATGGGGGGAAATCGTCGTGGAAGCAAGCGAACAACCTTGTACATTAACGGCGCAAATCGACCTTGCAAAAGTAAACGAAGCGCGAAAACAAATCCCGATTTTTGCGGACCGCCGCATAGCTGATTACATCGCCGCCGAAAAAAATTTGCAAAAAAGTGTTGACAAACCGTTTCATAACCATGTATGATTCGTATCAAGCATAAAAACATCAAAAATTGCTAACATAGCGAAAATTACAAAATGAATATAGCGGCATACTCTTATCAAGAGTTGGCTGAGGGAATTGGCCCAATGAAGCCCAGCAACCGACCGTAATACTATCGTGAGATAGGGCGCACTTTTTGGCGCCGGAAGTTCGTTACTTCCGCAGGGCACGGTGCTAAGTCCAACAGAAAGACTCGTTCTTTCTGAAAGATAAGAGGTGCGAAGATACGGAATCTTCAAGCCTCTTTCTACGCAGAAAGAGGCTTTTTAATTTACATGAAGGAGGAGTTTTACATTATGCCAGTTTCTCATCCAACGGTTTATGAACCATTAACGGAACAAGGAGCAATTGCTCTTGCAGTCCGCCTTGGGCTCTTTCCGGAAGGAACACCGCTTGCCTGCCGCGAAATTGGCGACGGCAACTTAAATCTTGTTTTCCGCGTTGTCGATCAGCATGCAAAGAAAGGAATTATCATAAAACAAGCGCTCCCGTACGCAAAAGTAGTCGGTGAAAGCTGGCCGCTCACATTAAAACGCGCTGTTATTGAAAGCAATGCGTTGCGCACATTTGCGAGCTACGTGCCACAATACGTGCCAAAAGTATACTATTCCGATGAATCTTTAGCCATTACCGTGATGGAAGATTTGTCTCATTTGCAAATCGCCCGCAAAGGATTGATTGAAGGAAAAACGTATCCGCTTCTATCGCAACATATCGGAGAGTTTATCGCAAAAACGTTATTTTACACTTCCGACTTTGGCATGAATCAACAAGAAAAAAAACAATTGGCACAAAGCTTTGTGAATCCGGAACTATGCAAAATCACCGAGGATCTTGTCTTTACCGATCCGTTCTTTGATCATGAGACGAACAATTTTGAAGATGAGCTGCGCAACGACGTAGAAGCGCTTTGGAACGATGATAAGCTCCACTTGGAAGTCGCCAAATTAAAGCGCAAGTTTTTAACCGAAGGAGACGCGCTCATCCACGGAGACCTGCATACCGGCAGCATTTTTGCCAGCGATGAAGAAACGAAAATCATTGATCCAGAGTTTGCGTTTTATGGCCCATTCGGCTTTGATATCGGGCAATTTTTCGCAAACTTGCTATTAAACGCTCTGTCCCGCCCGGAGCAACAACAAGAGCCGCTATTCGCTCATATCGACAAAGCTTGGAATGTGTTTGTGAACGTCTTTTCCGACCTTTGGCACACCCATAATGTAGAGCCATACGCTAAAACGGAAGGATTATTGGAAGACGTGCTGCACCATGTGTTTATCGATGCCATCGGCTTTGCTGGATGTGAAGTCATCCGCCGCACGATCGGCTTGGCGCATGTTGCCGACCTTGACGGCATTGAAGATAAAGAAGATCGCTTACAAGCAAAACGCCATGCCCTTCGCCTTGGCAGAAGTCTCATTTTGCAGCGTGAAACATTGTCTACCACAAAAGAGATTCGCTCTCTTTTCGCGCAAGCAGCGTTAACCACAACGAATTAACGTAATGAAAGGAAGAACGATATGGCAGAACCTTTCGCAATTCCGCGTTCTGTAGAGTGGAACGATACTCATATCACGATTTTAAACCAACAAAAACTACCATTAGTAACGGAATATTTACAGTTAAAAGACATCGAGGATGTATGGGAGGCAATCGCCACGTTAAAGGTGCGCGGCGCACCTGCGATCGGCATTACGGCTGCTTACGGCCTCGCTCTTGCTGCACAACGATATGAAACAGAATCACTGGAAACGTTTAAAGAGCAATTGCTAAAGGACCGCGACTACTTGGCAAGCTCCCGACCAACGGCGGTGAACTTGTTTTGGGCGTTAGACCGGCTCGTTTCCAGCATCGCCCATTCTTCCTCTGTGAATGAAGCAAAAACGACGCTCATCCATGAAGCGATCCGCATCCAAATTGAAGATGAAGACGTATGCCGACGCATTGGAGAGCACGCGCTTTCCTTATTTCAAAACGGCGACCGCATTTTAACCATTTGCAATGCCGGCTCGATCGCAACCGCCCGCTATGGCACTGCGCTCGCTCCATTTTATTTGGCGAAAGAAAAAGGGGTAAATCTTCATGTTTATGCATCGGAAACACGCCCTGTCCTGCAAGGGGCCAGATTGACAACGTGGGAACTAATGCAAGCCGGCGTAGACGTGACGCTTATCACCGACAATATGGCGGCACAGACGATCAAAGCGAAAAACATTACCGCTGTCATTGTCGGCGCCGACCGCATTGCAGCCAACGGCGATACCGCCAATAAAATCGGCACTTTGGGGCTGGCACTGCTCGCTAAGGCATTCCACATTCCTTTTTATGTCGCCGCACCATTATCAACGATCGATTTAGCGACAAAAACAGGGGAAGATATTCCGATCGAGGAACGCAATCCAGAGGAAGTGACGCATATCGCCGGAACGCGAATCGCTCCAGAAGGCGTAAACGTTTATAATCCAGCGTTCGATGTAACGCCGCATGATCTCATCACGGCCATTATTACTGAAAAAGGGATCATCCGCGGCAACTATGAAACAGAGCTGCCAGCACTATTCGCAAAGGGAGGAACACCATGAAGCAATTTAGACTTCACTATTTATTTGCACTGCTTTTTTCCGTTCTCGTCATCCTTAGCGGCTGCATGAACGAACAAGATGCCGTCAGTCCGAAACCAGCCAAACAAGAAAATGGCGCAGCCGAGAAAACAAGCAAAACAACAGCAGCACCAACCGAACAGGCAGATATCCCTGAAAAATTAAAGAAACCGATAAAAATTGCCGCCATTATGCAAATGTCGATCGGCACGTTTTCTTCTCAGTATATCG contains:
- a CDS encoding MarR family transcriptional regulator: MTKEKDIEQSLKLFIVLSRAYRAVNDQVNKSIQSFGVNPTEFAVLELLYHKGDQPLQQIGEKILLASGSITYVVDKLEQKGLIVRKACEKDRRVTYASITEKGKSFIEEVFPRHAQTIHETVAGLTAEEKDNAIDLLKKLGYGAKRKS
- a CDS encoding ZIP family metal transporter; protein product: MKQVLIGSILSALSTGLGAVPILFLAKSITHRWRDILLAFSAGIMMAASMMSLIPEALQAGGFSALTIGLFFGVLILTILEMTVPHIDLEHTKKGIQFDEKAMLIIAAITLHNIPEGLSVGVSYASNVSETGNLIALAIGLQNAPEGFLVALFLIHQQIGRWKSFMIATLTGAVEIVTSLLGFYLTSIFRQLVPYGLAFAAGAMLFIIYKELIPESHGDGNERTSTYSFIVGILFMIFLVESF
- a CDS encoding cupin domain-containing protein; protein product: MPVIRFHETNERITDFEKVVKFLDEQGVIYEKWDINKLPEHLREKYLLTDEEKNEILETYKEEIADISARRGYKAQDVISLSEDTPNLDQLLENFKREHHHTDDEVRFIVSGHGVFAIQGKDGKFFDVELEPGDLISVPEKTRHYFTLQEDRRVVAIRIFVTTEGWVPIYEKEGVNAQ
- a CDS encoding methylthioribulose 1-phosphate dehydratase translates to MSLLAKRWKELAEVKAELAARDWFFATSGNLSIKVTDDPLTFLVTASGKDKRKQTDEDFLLVDASGNPVEKTHLKPSAETLLHVEIYNKTNAGCSLHVHTIDNNVISELYGDDGEVAFSGQEIIKAFGLWEEDAVIRIPIIRNYAHIPTLAKEFAKHVNGDAGAVLIRNHGITVWGKDAFEAKKFLEAWEFLFSYRVKLLLLKGAKAFA
- the mtnX gene encoding 2-hydroxy-3-keto-5-methylthiopentenyl-1-phosphate phosphatase — encoded protein: MTKPIIFCDFDGTITDTDNIVAIMKRFAPPEWEALKDDILAQRISVQEGVGAMFSLLPSSWKEDITDFVLQNARIRDGFREFVAFTKERDIPLYVVSGGIDFFVYPLLEGIVEKERIFCNGADFSGETIRITWPHSCDNECQNGCGCCKPSLLRKLRKPDSFHIVIGDSITDLAVAKLADHVIARDFLLQKCQELDIPHTPFATFFDVIHFLETMEVKA
- the mtnW gene encoding 2,3-diketo-5-methylthiopentyl-1-phosphate enolase, coding for MSQVIATYLIHDEKDIKKKAEGIALGLTVGTWTDLPQLEREQLRKHKGEVANIQVLEESERVNRYFGKRLKRAIVQIAYPTANFSADIPALLTTVFGKLSLDGEVRLLDVTFSDEWKKQFPGPRFGIDEIRQKVNVYDRPLLMSIFKGVIGRDIVYLTEQLKQQALGGVDLVKDDEILFDSDLLPFEKRITAGKAVLNEVYEKTGKRTLYAVNLTGKTFELKEKAKRAVELGADVLLFNVFAYGLDVLQGLREDKEIAIPIMAHPAFSGALTPSEFYGIKASLLLGKLLRLAGADFVLFPSPYGSVALDKEEALGIAAELTDETEPFKRSFPVPSAGIHPGLVPLLFRDFGIDSIVNAGGGIHGHPDGAEGGGKAFRAAIDAVLAGKSLHEAARENDALQKAIDLWGAIEVTS
- a CDS encoding pyridoxal phosphate-dependent aminotransferase, which translates into the protein MKQFPPSELLQSLPKQFFASLVDKVAKKMAEGHDVINLGQGNPDQPTPPHIVAAMQKAVANPKYHKYSPFQGYSFLKRAVAAFYEREYGVTVDPEKEVAILFGGKAGLVEIPQCLVNPGDIVLVPDPGYPDYWSGIALARAEMVMMPLRAENQFLPDYDEIPASIAEKAKMMFLNYPNNPTGAIASQEFFEETVSFAAKHGICVVHDFAYGAIGFDGRKPVSFLQAEGAKEIGVEIYTFSKTYNMAGWRVAFAVGNESVIAAINLLQDHLYVSLFGAIQEAAATALLSSQRCVEELVALYESRRNTLIDALRRIGWDVTAPKGSFFAWLPVPNGWTSERFSDYLLEKAHVVVAPGIGFGEHGEGYVRVGLLTSEARLQEAAERIAQLGLF
- a CDS encoding carbon-nitrogen family hydrolase, with protein sequence MIIKIACLQLDIAFGNPAENEQRVEKEIEKIAKDRPDIIVLPELWTTGYDLTRLDEIADEGGARTKAFIQKLAKTHHVNIVAGSVAKKTANGVTNTMYVADRNGAIVGEYSKLHLFQLMNEHLYLQSGEKMGLFTLENTQCAGVICYDIRFPEWVRAHMVQGAEVLFVVAEWPLPRLSHWRTLLAARAIENQCYVIACNRAGSDPNNVFAGHSLVIDPWGEIVVEASEQPCTLTAQIDLAKVNEARKQIPIFADRRIADYIAAEKNLQKSVDKPFHNHV
- the mtnK gene encoding S-methyl-5-thioribose kinase, translated to MPVSHPTVYEPLTEQGAIALAVRLGLFPEGTPLACREIGDGNLNLVFRVVDQHAKKGIIIKQALPYAKVVGESWPLTLKRAVIESNALRTFASYVPQYVPKVYYSDESLAITVMEDLSHLQIARKGLIEGKTYPLLSQHIGEFIAKTLFYTSDFGMNQQEKKQLAQSFVNPELCKITEDLVFTDPFFDHETNNFEDELRNDVEALWNDDKLHLEVAKLKRKFLTEGDALIHGDLHTGSIFASDEETKIIDPEFAFYGPFGFDIGQFFANLLLNALSRPEQQQEPLFAHIDKAWNVFVNVFSDLWHTHNVEPYAKTEGLLEDVLHHVFIDAIGFAGCEVIRRTIGLAHVADLDGIEDKEDRLQAKRHALRLGRSLILQRETLSTTKEIRSLFAQAALTTTN